A single genomic interval of Cupriavidus sp. MP-37 harbors:
- a CDS encoding LysE family translocator: MTASALLTGLLTGLSAAQFAALLTLLTVGLFTPGPNTTIAAVTGANFGLRATLPHCVGVAFGFASILALCALGVGALVLGQPALAAAVHAAGVAYLLWLAWKIARSTALAEKQVLRPLSVWQSAALQYANIKAWMLALAVAASYMAGASSPVQRMLLVCGVFGVLGFVSNGVYGAVGASLRQWLQHGQRVRWFNRAMGAALALTALWIALGARPGVPAVA, from the coding sequence ATGACCGCTTCCGCACTGCTCACCGGCTTGCTCACCGGCCTTAGCGCGGCGCAGTTCGCGGCGCTGCTGACGCTGCTCACGGTCGGCCTGTTCACGCCCGGGCCCAACACCACCATCGCCGCGGTGACCGGGGCCAACTTCGGCCTGCGCGCGACGCTGCCGCACTGCGTCGGCGTCGCCTTCGGCTTTGCCAGCATCCTGGCGCTGTGCGCGCTGGGCGTGGGCGCGCTGGTGCTGGGGCAGCCGGCGCTGGCCGCCGCGGTGCACGCGGCCGGCGTCGCCTACCTGCTGTGGCTGGCGTGGAAGATCGCGCGCAGCACCGCGCTGGCCGAAAAGCAGGTGCTGCGCCCGCTCAGCGTGTGGCAGTCGGCGGCGCTGCAGTACGCCAACATCAAGGCGTGGATGCTGGCGCTGGCGGTGGCGGCGTCTTACATGGCGGGCGCGTCCTCGCCGGTGCAGCGCATGCTGCTGGTGTGCGGCGTGTTCGGCGTGCTCGGCTTTGTCAGCAACGGCGTCTATGGCGCGGTGGGCGCGTCGCTGCGGCAGTGGCTGCAGCACGGGCAGCGCGTGCGCTGGTTCAACCGCGCCATGGGCGCGGCGCTGGCGCTGACGGCGCTGTGGATTGCGCTCGGGGCCCGTCCCGGCGTGCCCGCGGTTGCCTGA
- a CDS encoding DMT family transporter has product MLLGLIGVAIFSQTLPFTRMAVAELDPVFVALARAVLAALLALALLAWRGALRAGRRPRGGQWARLAVTALGVVAGFPLFSSLAMREVPASHGAIVIGLLPLATAVFAAWFGRERPSPAFWLSAVAGSALVVGFAVWQGAGGLQHADWFLFGAVLLGALGYAEGGKLSRELGGLETISWALVVSLPVLVPVVAWLTLRDLPAIAAASPRAWGGMAYVSVFSMFVGFLFWYAGLAKGGVARVGQIQLLQPFLTLAGGALILSEPLDAATIAFAVAVIAVVALGRRAAVQQTAPAPEPPPILPGRIH; this is encoded by the coding sequence ATGCTGCTGGGCCTGATTGGCGTGGCGATCTTCAGCCAGACGCTGCCGTTCACGCGCATGGCGGTGGCGGAACTGGACCCGGTCTTCGTCGCGCTGGCGCGGGCCGTGCTGGCCGCGCTGCTGGCGCTGGCACTGCTGGCCTGGCGCGGCGCGCTGCGCGCCGGTCGGCGCCCGCGCGGCGGTCAATGGGCGCGGCTGGCGGTGACCGCGCTGGGGGTGGTGGCGGGCTTCCCGCTCTTTTCCTCGCTGGCCATGCGCGAGGTGCCGGCCAGCCACGGCGCCATCGTGATCGGCCTGCTGCCATTGGCGACGGCCGTATTCGCCGCGTGGTTCGGGCGCGAGCGGCCATCGCCGGCGTTCTGGCTGTCGGCGGTGGCCGGCAGCGCGCTGGTGGTCGGCTTTGCCGTGTGGCAGGGGGCCGGCGGCCTGCAGCATGCCGACTGGTTCCTGTTCGGCGCGGTGCTGCTGGGCGCGCTCGGCTATGCCGAGGGCGGCAAGCTGTCGCGCGAGCTGGGCGGACTCGAAACCATCAGCTGGGCGCTGGTGGTCTCGCTGCCGGTGCTGGTGCCGGTGGTGGCCTGGCTGACGCTGCGCGACCTGCCGGCGATTGCGGCCGCATCGCCGCGGGCCTGGGGCGGCATGGCCTATGTTTCGGTGTTCTCGATGTTCGTGGGCTTCCTTTTCTGGTACGCCGGCCTGGCAAAAGGCGGCGTGGCCCGCGTCGGCCAGATACAATTGCTGCAGCCGTTCCTGACACTGGCGGGCGGCGCGCTGATCCTGTCCGAGCCGCTCGACGCTGCCACCATCGCCTTCGCGGTGGCGGTGATTGCCGTCGTGGCCCTGGGCCGCCGCGCCGCCGTGCAGCAAACCGCACCTGCCCCGGAACCCCCACCGATCCTTCCCGGACGCATTCACTGA
- a CDS encoding VOC family protein produces the protein MKLALDHLVVAAPDLDTGTDYIAGVLGIAPQGGGAHAAMGTHNRVLGLFGGIYLEVIAVDPAAAAPARPRWFGLDTAAVQQRLRDGPFLLHWAARVERPADLSRWQAQYPERIAPVIPMSRDRLHWRITVPADGSLPAWPGEAGSAGDGALPSLIQWDVAPAPGASLPRQDLALRRLCARHPRAELLRQGLAWLGADHLIAVEQGDGPPELIAEIETAQGIRTLR, from the coding sequence ATGAAGCTAGCCCTCGATCACCTCGTGGTTGCCGCCCCTGACCTCGATACCGGCACCGACTACATTGCCGGCGTGCTGGGCATTGCGCCCCAGGGCGGCGGCGCGCATGCGGCCATGGGCACGCACAACCGCGTGCTAGGCCTGTTCGGCGGCATCTACCTGGAAGTGATCGCCGTCGATCCGGCCGCCGCCGCGCCGGCACGGCCGCGCTGGTTCGGCCTGGACACCGCAGCAGTCCAGCAGCGCCTGCGCGATGGCCCGTTCCTGCTGCACTGGGCCGCGCGCGTGGAACGGCCCGCCGACCTGAGCCGCTGGCAGGCCCAGTATCCCGAGCGCATCGCCCCCGTCATCCCCATGAGCCGCGACCGCCTGCACTGGCGCATCACCGTACCGGCCGACGGCAGCCTGCCGGCCTGGCCCGGCGAAGCGGGCAGCGCCGGCGACGGCGCGCTGCCCAGCCTGATCCAGTGGGACGTGGCCCCCGCCCCCGGCGCCAGCCTGCCGCGGCAGGACCTGGCGCTGCGCCGGTTGTGCGCGCGCCATCCGCGCGCCGAGCTGCTGCGCCAGGGGCTGGCCTGGCTGGGCGCCGACCACCTGATCGCGGTGGAACAGGGCGACGGCCCGCCTGAACTGATTGCCGAGATCGAAACGGCGCAGGGCATCCGCACCCTGCGCTAG